In Saccharothrix violaceirubra, the following are encoded in one genomic region:
- a CDS encoding MbtH family protein, giving the protein MVDSPEFLVVLNDEEQYSVWFADRDLPLGWRAEGTRGTREECLEHIGRVWTDARPRSVREHLRAHGG; this is encoded by the coding sequence ATGGTGGATTCACCGGAATTTCTGGTCGTCTTGAACGACGAGGAGCAGTACTCGGTCTGGTTCGCCGACCGCGATCTCCCCCTGGGCTGGCGGGCCGAAGGCACGCGCGGTACCAGGGAAGAGTGCCTGGAGCACATCGGTCGCGTGTGGACCGACGCGCGTCCGCGCAGCGTCCGCGAACACCTGCGCGCCCACGGCGGCTGA
- a CDS encoding TIGR03564 family F420-dependent LLM class oxidoreductase translates to MTIGTVLGAGPDSTNYVDDVVAQARLAADAGLESGWFAQIFHYDAIALAAVVGTRVPELRLGTSAVPIYGRHPLPLAAAAQTAQAATHNRFTFGIALGAKDFVEPVFGVKHERPALRLREYLTVFDTLFKTGTVDFAGETVVARTPFPAALPGAEPPSVVVAVMGPKAVRVAGELSDGIQPYLANPKALETIVADLRAGSGGADRRVIALVPIVVTDDVEGARERAAADLALYETVPSYQRVLGLGAVERAADLAVIGDEKTVADQVRRYFEAGATEVVAANTNLGGPGDQERTWRLLGSLRD, encoded by the coding sequence ATGACCATCGGCACGGTCCTCGGTGCGGGACCCGACAGCACGAACTACGTCGACGACGTCGTGGCGCAGGCCCGCCTGGCGGCGGACGCCGGCCTCGAGTCCGGCTGGTTCGCCCAGATCTTCCACTACGACGCCATCGCCCTCGCCGCCGTCGTCGGCACGCGGGTGCCGGAGCTGCGGCTGGGCACCAGCGCGGTCCCGATCTACGGCCGCCACCCGCTCCCGCTGGCCGCCGCGGCGCAGACCGCGCAGGCCGCCACGCACAACAGGTTCACCTTCGGCATCGCGTTAGGCGCCAAGGACTTCGTCGAGCCCGTGTTCGGCGTGAAGCACGAACGTCCCGCGTTGAGGCTGCGCGAGTACCTCACGGTGTTCGACACGCTGTTCAAGACCGGCACGGTCGACTTCGCGGGCGAGACGGTCGTCGCGCGCACGCCCTTCCCGGCGGCCTTGCCGGGCGCCGAGCCGCCGTCGGTGGTCGTGGCCGTGATGGGACCGAAGGCCGTGCGGGTGGCGGGCGAACTGTCCGACGGCATCCAGCCCTACCTCGCGAACCCGAAGGCCCTGGAGACGATCGTCGCGGACCTGCGCGCGGGTTCGGGCGGCGCCGATCGACGGGTCATCGCGCTCGTCCCGATCGTGGTGACCGACGACGTCGAGGGCGCGCGCGAACGTGCCGCCGCCGACCTCGCGCTCTACGAGACCGTCCCGTCCTACCAGCGGGTGCTCGGACTCGGTGCCGTCGAGCGCGCGGCGGACCTGGCGGTCATCGGCGACGAGAAGACCGTCGCCGACCAGGTGCGCCGCTACTTCGAGGCCGGCGCGACCGAGGTCGTCGCGGCGAACACGAACCTGGGCGGGCCCGGGGACCAGGAACGGACCTGGCGCCTGCTCGGCTCACTGCGGGACTGA